The genomic interval CCATTGGCTGGGGTCCTTCACGGCCCTGCCGGACACTGCCCACTGGGCGGGCTGGGAGGCGCTGCGCGATGCGGCGGCGGATGCCTCGCCAGTCTGGCGGCTGGCCAGCGGCGAGTTGCATCGCGCCTCGGGGCGGATCTGGTGGCTTGCCGAGGATTGGCTGCGTCCGCCCGTCGGGCCGCTGTCCTGGAGCCGGCCGGCCGAGCCCCTGATGCTGCCGGGCAATGGTTGCCTGCGGCTGCAGGGCAGGGCGCCGGACGGTCCTCTCGAGGTTCGCTACCGGCGGGGCGGCGAAACGCTGACAGTGCCGGGGCGCGGCCATCGAGACCTCAAGCGGCTGCTCAACGAGCGCGGGCTGCCGGCCTTCGCCCGTGGTCGCCTGCCGCTGCTCTACCGCGGAGGCGAGCTGCTCGCCGTGGCCGCGCTGCCCGGCCTCGACGGGCCGGTCGAGGGGACCTGGCGGCTGCTCTGGAGGCCGCCGGGCAATGTCGAGGTTTGAGCTGAACCCCCCTTTCCGGTAGACTACGCTCCCGTCTTACATTGCTACTGCGGCCTCCGGCCAGGGAACCCGCAGTGCTTTGCTGTTGTCGCACAGTGCGCAATCGCTCCTTCGCTTCCCCGGCGGCGCCAGCCGCTTAAACGCAGACTTCTAGGGTTATTCATGACGCGCTACATCTTCGTCACGGGCGGTGTTGTTTCTTCTTTGGGGAAAGGCATCGCATCGGCATCCTTGGCGGCTATCCTGGAGGCGCGGGGGTTGAAGGTCACCCTGCTCAAACTGGATCCCTACATCAACGTCGATCCGGGCACCATGAGCCCCTTCCAGCACGGAGAGGTGTTCGTCACCCATGACGGGGCTGAGACCGACCTCGACCTGGGGCACTACGAGCGCTTCGTGCGTACCACCATGACCCGCAACAACAACTTCACCACCGGCCGCGTCTACGAGGATGTGCTGCGCCGCGAGCGCCGCGGCGATTACCTGGGGGCCACCATCCAGGTCATCCCGCACATCACCGACGAGATCAAGCGGCGCATCATCAAGGGCGCCGGCAACGCCGACGTGGCCATGGTGGAGATCGGCGGCACCGTCGGCGACATCGAGTCCCAGCCGTTCCTCGAGGCGATCCGTCAACTGCGCCTGGAGGTCGGTGCCAAGCGCGCGATGCTGATCCACCTGACCCTGGTGCCCTACATCGCCACCGCCGGCGAGACCAAGACCAAGCCGACCCAGCACTCGGTGAAGGAGCTGCGCTCGATCGGCCTGCAGCCGGATGTGCTGATCTGTCGCTCCGACCATCCGATCGACATCTCCTCGCGGCGCAAGATCGCCCTCTTCACCAACGTGGAAGAGCGTGCGGTGATCGCCCTGGAGGACGTCGACACCATCTACAAGATTCCTTCGGTGCTGCACGCCCAGGGCCTCGACGACATCGTCGTCGAGCGCTTCGGCCTCGACTGCAGGAGCGCCGATCTCTCCGAATGGGACCGCGTGGTCGATGCCAAGCTGCATCCGGAGAAGGAAGTCACCATCGCCATGGTCGGCAAGTACATGGAGCTGCTGGATGCCTACAAGTCGCTGATCGAGGCCATGGGGCACGCTGGCATCCAGAACCGCACCCGTGTCAACCTGCGCTACATCGACTCGGAAGACATCGAGAATCAGGGCACCGCGCTGCTGG from Azotobacter salinestris carries:
- a CDS encoding CTP synthase, which encodes MTRYIFVTGGVVSSLGKGIASASLAAILEARGLKVTLLKLDPYINVDPGTMSPFQHGEVFVTHDGAETDLDLGHYERFVRTTMTRNNNFTTGRVYEDVLRRERRGDYLGATIQVIPHITDEIKRRIIKGAGNADVAMVEIGGTVGDIESQPFLEAIRQLRLEVGAKRAMLIHLTLVPYIATAGETKTKPTQHSVKELRSIGLQPDVLICRSDHPIDISSRRKIALFTNVEERAVIALEDVDTIYKIPSVLHAQGLDDIVVERFGLDCRSADLSEWDRVVDAKLHPEKEVTIAMVGKYMELLDAYKSLIEAMGHAGIQNRTRVNLRYIDSEDIENQGTALLEGADAILVPGGFGLRGVEGKIAAVKYARENKVPYLGICLGMQVAVIEYARNVLGWADANSTEFDKACGHPVVGLITEWQDATGATETRSESSDLGGTMRLGAQDCQLEEVSQVRQCYGKDVIVERHRHRYEVNNNLLPQLTEAGLKITGRSGDGALVEVIEVADHPWFVACQFHPEFTSTPRDGHPLFSGFVNAALAQKARKA